The following are encoded in a window of Actinomycetes bacterium genomic DNA:
- a CDS encoding IS1380 family transposase: protein MRVCHGFTATFDDPNLVSCAGLAPVLALAERVGLQRLATEHVRIDQPGGRFAGVKVPALVA from the coding sequence ATGCGAGTCTGTCACGGCTTCACCGCCACGTTCGACGATCCGAACCTCGTGTCGTGCGCCGGGTTGGCGCCGGTGCTGGCGCTGGCCGAGCGCGTGGGGTTGCAGCGGCTGGCCACCGAGCATGTTCGGATCGACCAGCCGGGCGGCCGGTTCGCTGGTGTGAAGGTCCCGGCGCTGGTCGCGG